From one Eucalyptus grandis isolate ANBG69807.140 chromosome 9, ASM1654582v1, whole genome shotgun sequence genomic stretch:
- the LOC104419176 gene encoding probable carboxylesterase 11, with the protein MPSVTVKLYSVFFKLLLKHRLQNRIQSQPDDSDPFGVTSRPEESVAAVNPSFADGVATKDIHIDPFTSLSVRIFLPESALSPPEPDPKSQPQPRPRARIPSRAADLNGNSQGNQPSRRHSYGTPTAAARDDPGKPPNLEESSQLSLGRRNSFGSSATDPHNAKLNGNHFRGFGNDAESLSLRSSDGGGLPYRGYSPLMGNARKLPVMLQFHGGGWVSGSNDSVVNDVFCRRMAKLCDVIVVAVGYRLAPENKYPAAFEDGMKVLNWLAKQANLAECSKSMGSSRGVTTESKKSDLHRNIVDTFGAQMVEPWLAAHGDLSRCVLLGVSCGANIADYVARKAVEAGRLLDPIKVVAQVLLYPFFMGSVPTHSEIKLANSYFYDKDTCLLAWKLFLPEEEFSLDHPAANPLIPGRGPPLKLMPPTLTVVAEHDWMRDRAIAYSEELRKVNVDAPVYDYKDAVHEFATLDMLIKAPQAQACAEDIAIWVKKYISFRGHEFSY; encoded by the exons ATGCCGAGTGTGACTGTGAAGCTCTACAGCGTCTTCTTCAAGCTGCTCCTGAAGCACCGGCTGCAGAACCGGATTCAGTCCCAACCCGACGATTCCGACCCGTTCGGCGTCACCTCCCGCCCCGAGGAGTCCGTCGCCGCCGTGAACCCCTCCTTCGCCGACGGCGTCGCCACCAAGGACATCCACATCGACCCCTTTACCTCCCTCTCCGTCCGCATCTTCCTCCCCGAATCCGCCCTCTCCCCGCCCGAGCCCGACCCCAAGTCCCAACCCCAACCCCGGCCTAGGGCTCGGATCCCGTCCAGGGCCGCCGATCTCAACGGCAATTCGCAGGGTAATCAACCTTCCCGCCGCCACAGCTACGGCACCCCGACCGCCGCCGCGAGAGATGATCCCGGGAAGCCCCCCAATCTTGAGGAGAGCTCGCAATTGAGCCTCGGGCGGCGCAATAGCTTCGGATCCTCCGCGACAGACCCGCACAATGCCAAGCTGAATGGTAATCATTTTAGAGGGTTTGGCAACGATGCAGAGAGCTTGAGTTTGAGATCGTCTGATGGCGGTGGTTTGCCATACCGAGGGTATTCGCCCTTGATGGGAAACGCGAGGAAATTGCCGGTGATGTTGCAGTTTCATGGTGGAGGTTGGGTGAGTGGTTCAAATGATTCGGTGGTGAATGATGTCTTCTGTCGGAGGATGGCGAAGTTGTGTGATGTGATTGTTGTTGCGGTCGGCTATCGGCTCGCGCCAGAAAATAAGTACCCAGCTGCATTTGAGGATGGGATGAAGGTATTGAATTGGTTGGCAAAGCAGGCAAATTTGGCAGAATGTAGTAAATCCATGGGTAGTTCACGTGGAGTTACCACCGAGTCTAAGAAATCTGACCTTCACAGGAATATTGTTGATACTTTTGGGGCACAGATGGTTGAGCCCTGGTTGGCAGCTCATGGAGATCTCTCCAG ATGTGTTCTCCTGGGCGTGAGTTGTGGTGCAAACATTGCGGACTATGTGGCACGGAAAGCTGTAGAGGCAGGTAGATTATTGGATCCTATCAAGGTTGTCGCTCAGGTTCTCTTATATCCATTTTTCATGGGAAGTGTCCCTACGCATTCCGAGATAAAGCTAGCAAATTCGTATTTCTACGACAAAGATACGTGCCTACTTGCCTGGAAACTCTTCTTACCCGAAGAAGAGTTCAGCCTGGACCATCCAGCTGCAAACCCACTCATCCCTGGCAGAGGACCACCCTTAAAGCTCATGCCTCCAACACTCACAGTGGTGGCAGAACACGACTGGATGAGAGATAGAGCCATTGCTTACTCAGAGGAACTTCGGAAGGTAAATGTCGATGCTCCTGTTTATGACTATAAGGATGCAGTTCATGAATTTGCGACACTTGATATGCTTATCAAGGCCCCCCAGGCTCAGGCGTGTGCAGAAGACATTGCTATTTGGGTCAAGAAGTACATCTCATTCCGGGGACACGAGTTTTCTTACTAG
- the LOC104419177 gene encoding LOW QUALITY PROTEIN: glycosyltransferase family 92 protein RCOM_0530710 (The sequence of the model RefSeq protein was modified relative to this genomic sequence to represent the inferred CDS: substituted 1 base at 1 genomic stop codon) — MGQRRGFGGGGGDGVSVSWSRFFWCTIFAVLSCVLFTVFTFSTLRFSVGETFEPVVVPSWRNPVMRAVSGDSEPAPSVSIREMVIFPDQAVIFLEYPPSSRLFTKEDIHCVYVEAADSTKLRLRQPPAGVDGEDSGEQIVRCPLAENGSLVSLAFESKEHVPPGPSHRWDSLVYDAMIDRDNTTVIFVKGLNLRPERVSDASRFECVFGWDFGKPRFLLRTEVESIAQEIVRCKTPLSVLSSPQRNGTAVKVSVRVKGGRTMRSIARPGCRAALKPTARKLHNMCICTMVRNQGRFIREWVMYHARIGVQRWFIYDNNSEDDTDDVIESLAGSDYNISRHLWPWIKTQEAGFAHCAMRARDACEWVGFIDVDEFFHLPTGLFLDDILRNESRPRNVAELRVSCHSFGPSGLKHAPRQGVMAGYTCRLAAPERHKSIVRPEALNSTLINVVHHFHLRRGFDFANVDRGAMVINHYKYQVWEVFKEKFYRRVATYVADWKEEQNVGSKDRAPGLGTKAVEPPDWPSRFCEVEDTGLRDRVLHVFADPRTRLLPWQEEXEKPSQEMVMEEPKQSPKDPKNPRAHPNQSQNGAKEETLFSPRLKSAAAMAGWDEETLMIASLIVDDTPVREFKQKKRSDLNFKTPPSNSRRKRRDQRKSPAPLPATILDLDDEETKATERKENETLVKEAAKNEEKGEIPEPGSCDPSPAIPCLDRLREELSCAICLEVCFEPSTTSCGHSFCKKCLRSAADKCGKRCPKCRQIISNGRSCTVNTVLWNTIQLLFPKEIETRRATTKTSEAETREPESQKPERRESRNHLDRSLRPSVATSRDAYPRRRRGLPSQDEDAAFALRLQREEFMEAFQGINESSRTSISSARANLRAMASRAINIRTRSQQI, encoded by the exons ATGGGGCAGCGGCGGGggttcggcggcggcggcggggacggCGTCTCGGTCTCGTGGAGCAGGTTCTTCTGGTGCACCATCTTCGCCGTCCTCTCCTGCGTTCTCTTCACTGTCTTCACCTTCTCCACCCTCCGCTTCTCCGTCGGAG AAACTTTTGAACCGGTGGTCGTCCCCTCATGGCGGAATCCGGTGATGAGAGCCGTCTCCGGCGACTCCGAGCCCGCTCCGTCGGTCTCGATAAGGGAAATGGTCATATTCCCCGACCAGGCCGTGATTTTCCTCGAGTACCCTCCGTCGTCCCGGTTATTTACGAAGGAGGACATCCACTGCGTCTACGTAGAGGCCGCCGACTCGACCAAGCTGCGGCTCAGGCAGCCGCCGGCTGGAGTGGACGGCGAGGACTCCGGCGAGCAGATCGTGCGGTGCCCGCTCGCCGAGAACGGGTCCTTGGTCTCTCTTGCGTTCGAGTCGAAGGAGCACGTCCCGCCGGGGCCGAGCCATAGGTGGGACTCGCTGGTGTACGACGCCATGATCGACCGCGACAACACCACGGTCATCTTCGTGAAGGGCCTCAATCTCCGGCCCGAGAGGGTCTCCGACGCATCGAGGTTCGAGTGCGTCTTCGGCTGGGATTTCGGGAAGCCGAGGTTCTTGTTGCGAACCGAGGTCGAGTCGATCGCGCAGGAGATCGTGCGGTGTAAAACTCCCCTTAGTGTCTTGAGTAGTCCGCAGAGGAACGGCACCGCCGTCAAGGTCTCGGTCAGGGTAAAGGGCGGCCGGACGATGCGGTCCATAGCCCGGCCGGGCTGTCGGGCTGCGCTCAAGCCAACCGCTAGGAAGCTTCATAACATGTGCATTTGCACGATGGTGAGGAACCAGGGCCGGTTCATCAGGGAATGGGTCATGTACCACGCCCGGATCGGGGTGCAGCGCTGGTTCATCTACGACAACAACAGCGAGGATGACACGGACGACGTAATCGAGTCCCTTGCCGGCTCCGATTACAACATCTCGAGGCACTTGTGGCCATGGATCAAGACGCAGGAAGCCGGGTTCGCCCATTGCGCGATGCGGGCACGGGACGCGTGCGAGTGGGTCGGGTTCATCGACGTGGATGAGTTCTTTCACTTGCCGACAGGTCTGTTCCTGGATGACATCCTGAGGAACGAGTCGAGGCCCAGGAACGTGGCCGAACTGAGGGTCTCATGCCACAGTTTCGGCCCGTCGGGGCTCAAGCACGCCCCGAGGCAAGGGGTCATGGCGGGGTACACCTGCAGGCTGGCGGCCCCAGAGCGGCACAAGAGCATAGTCCGGCCCGAGGCGCTGAACTCCACGCTCATCAACGTGGTGCACCATTTCCACCTGAGGCGCGGGTTCGACTTCGCGAACGTGGACCGAGGGGCGATGGTGATCAACCACTACAAGTACCAGGTCTGGGAGGTGTTCAAGGAGAAGTTCTACCGGAGGGTGGCCACCTACGTCGCGGACTGGAAGGAGGAGCAGAACGTCGGGTCCAAGGACCGGGCCCCGGGCCTTGGGACCAAGGCCGTGGAGCCCCCGGACTGGCCGAGCCGGTTCTGCGAGGTCGAGGACACGGGCCTCAGGGACCGGGTGCTGCACGTCTTCGCCGACCCGCGGACGCGGCTCTTGCCGTGGCAGGAGGAG TAGGAAAAACCCTCGCAAGAAATGGTGATGGAGGAACCAAAGCAAAGCCCCAAGGACCCGAAGAACCCGCGGGCACATCCGAATCAGTCCCAAAATGGCGCAAAGGAGGAAACTTTGTTCAGCCCCAGGCTCAAGTCGGCGGCCGCCATGGCCGGTTGGGACGAGGAGACGCTCATGATCGCGAGCCTCATTGTTGACGACACGCCAGTTCGTGAGTTCAAGCAAAAGAAGCGGTCGGATTTGAATTTCAAGACTCCCCCTTCAAATTCGAGGAG GAAACGAAGGGATCAGAGGAAGAGTCCTGCTCCGTTGCCCGCGACCATTCTTGATCTAGATGATGAAGAAACTAAAGCTACCG AGAGGAAGGAGAATGAAACCTTAGTGAAAGAAGCGGCAAAAAACGAAGAGAAAGGCGAAATACCCGAGCCAGGATCGTGTGACCCGAGTCCAGCCATTCCATGCTTGGACCGACTCAGGGAAGAACTTTCATGTGCA ATCTGTCTGGAAGTTTGCTTTGAACCCAGTACCACATCTTGTGGTCATAG TTTTTGCAAGAAATGTCTGCGATCCGCTGCAGACAAATGCGGGAAGCGATGCCCAAAGTGCAGGCAGATAATCAG CAACGGAAGATCCTGCACTGTGAACACAGTCCTGTGGAACACAATACAGCTTCTGTTCCCGAAGGAGATCGAAACAAGGAGGGCCACCACCAAAACCAGTGAAGCAGAAACTCGAGAACCTGAATCTCAAAAAccagaaagaagagagagtcGCAACCATTTGGACAGGAGTCTTCGACCATCAGTTGCAACAAGCAGAGACGCGTATccaaggaggagaagaggatTGCCGAGCCAGGATGAGGATGCCGCATTTGCTCTGAGGTTGCAGAGAGAAGAGTTCATGGAGGCTTTTCAGGGAATTAATGAGAGTTCCAGGACTTCAATATCCTCGGCCAGAGCAAACTTAAGAGCCATGGCTTCCAGAGCCATCAACATTAGGACTAGAAGCCAGCAAATCTAG
- the LOC104419178 gene encoding myb-related protein 315 has translation MGRQPCCDKVGLKRGPWTIEEDHKLISFIMNNGIHCWRTIPKLAGLLRCGKSCRLRWINYLRPDVKRGGFTEPEEDQIIQLHSRLGNRWSKIASHFPGRTDNEIKNHWNTRIKKKLKLLGLDPVTHQPIQEDENNAQEIVNETDVDPNSITEGSSHSDDKPTVLEADQDKVEAFSMEDEIGLMTFEETANLLENFEWLCGSFNEDQEGSRRNQQEMDTHVSQSSSSSVEDSHLLQQHQQQQQQQWVDSGESVVSWDGLDYLEQELFFLENGELP, from the exons ATGGGAAGGCAACCCTGTTGTGACAAGGTCGGGCTGAAGCGCGGTCCGTGGACTATCGAGGAAGACCATAAGCTCATAAGCTTCATCATGAATAATGGCATCCATTGCTGGAGGACGATTCCTAAACTTGCAG GTTTGCTGAGATGTGGCAAGAGTTGCAGATTGAGGTGGATCAATTACTTGAGGCCTGATGTTAAGAGAGGCGGTTTCACTGAGCCGGAGGAAGATCAAATCATTCAACTTCATTCACGTCTTGGCAACAG ATGGTCCAAGATTGCTTCGCATTTTCCGGGTCGCACCGACAATGAGATCAAGAACCATTGGAACACCAGAatcaagaagaagctgaagCTTCTCGGGCTAGACCCAGTGACCCACCAGCCGATTCAAGAAGACGAAAACAATGCACAAGAGATCGTAAACGAGACAGACGTGGACCCGAATTCAATTACAGAAGGAAGCTCGCACAGTGATGATAAACCCACGGTATTAGAGGCTGATCAAGACAAGGTGGAGGCTTTTTCAATGGAGGATGAGATCGGACTAATGACGTTCGAAGAAACTGCCAACCTGCTGGAGAATTTCGAGTGGTTGTGTGGAAGCTTCAATGAAGATCAAGAAGGGTCACGGAGAAATCAGCAAGAAATGGACACCCATGTTTCGCAGAGTTCATCATCTTCTGTGGAAGATTCTCATTTGCTTCAGCAACATcagcaacaacagcagcaacaaTGGGTTGATAGCGGGGAGTCTGTAGTGTCATGGGATGGGCTTGATTACTTAGAACAAGAGCTTTTCTTCTTGGAAAATGGAGAGTTACCATGA
- the LOC104419179 gene encoding uncharacterized protein LOC104419179 isoform X2, with translation MISLQRAAKSIHTAVAAPRLSKFSLHVPKCVEVEFTNGSTFRLSAEFLRICSPAADGKMRSIGGEKVIFGRRHVGIMKVEPIGNYGDNF, from the exons ATGATATCCCTGCAGCGAGCGGCTAAATCCATCCACACGGCCGTCGCTGCCCCGCGCCTCTCTAAATTCTCTCTCCACGTTCCTAAATGC GTGGAGGTGGAATTCACTAATGGTAGCACATTTAGGTTGTCTGCTGAATTTCTCAGAATTTGCAGTCCTGCTGCAGATGGCAAGATGAGGTCTATAGGAGGTGAAAAG GTAATATTTGGGCGTCGTCATGTTGGAATTATGAAAGTCGAACCTATAGGAAACTATGGG GATAATTTTTGA
- the LOC104419179 gene encoding uncharacterized protein LOC104419179 isoform X1, producing the protein MISLQRAAKSIHTAVAAPRLSKFSLHVPKCVEVEFTNGSTFRLSAEFLRICSPAADGKMRSIGGEKVIFGRRHVGIMKVEPIGNYGVRIIFDDLHKTGIYTWDYFYHLGSNKFTLMRDYINTLKKHGLSRDPSRRK; encoded by the exons ATGATATCCCTGCAGCGAGCGGCTAAATCCATCCACACGGCCGTCGCTGCCCCGCGCCTCTCTAAATTCTCTCTCCACGTTCCTAAATGC GTGGAGGTGGAATTCACTAATGGTAGCACATTTAGGTTGTCTGCTGAATTTCTCAGAATTTGCAGTCCTGCTGCAGATGGCAAGATGAGGTCTATAGGAGGTGAAAAG GTAATATTTGGGCGTCGTCATGTTGGAATTATGAAAGTCGAACCTATAGGAAACTATGGGGTGAG GATAATTTTTGATGACTTGCATAAAACTGGGATCTATACATGGGACTATTTTTATCATCTTGGAAGCAACAAATTTACCCTCATGAGAGATTACATTAATACGCTCAAGAAGCATGGACTTAGCCGGGATCCTTCCAGAAGAAAATGA
- the LOC104419180 gene encoding protein WVD2-like 7 isoform X2, with amino-acid sequence MGDSSCLMMQPLSHPSVFTNDATEGNPIHALGQSVSFGRFVSEESLSWEKWSSFSRKRYVEEAEKHSRPGSVAEKKAFFEAHYKKLAEKKAAALLEQGNADSSDVADLEREGDVLDSQEIVNPNQEVKNLRQVHNLGGEMEKNDICEDGGSQLTDKSVVIVEDAKDESLKELGTDSSPAKSSEAVKSTTSAYPSATSLSRKRILGDHLATRKKTGQKRGSLAAKFSKFLSACKSNSQSLKSSPPRSSTKGKTAKGKEDKAIKEPSKWSPGFCFCAGNSSSIHKGKERAEHQMKSQDRKKAHDNNDDAKHDLSISSKIFDE; translated from the exons ATGGGAGATTCAAGCTGTCTCATGATGCAGCCCCTGTCTCACCCTTCGGTCTTCACCAATGATGCCACTGAG GGGAACCCAATTCATGCTCTCGGGCAGTCCGTCTCATTTGGCAGGTTCGTGTCAGAAGAGTCCTTGTCATGGGAGAAGTGGTCAAGCTTCTCTCGGAAGCGCTATGTTGAAGAGGCTGAGAAGCATTCCCGGCCCGGATCAGTCGCAGAAAAGAAAGCCTTTTTTGAGGCTCACTACAAGAAATTGGCCGAGAAGAAAGCAGCAGCCTTGCTTGAGCAAGGGAATGCGGACTCAAGCGATGTTGCAGACTTGGAACGTGAAGGTGATGTCTTAGACTCTCAAGAAATTGTCAATCCTAACCAAGAGGTGAAGAATTTAAGGCAAGTGCATAATCTGGGTGGTGAGATGGAGAAAAATGATATCTGCGAGGATGGAGGATCACAGTTAACTGATAAATCCGTCGTGATTGTGGAAGATGCCAAGGATGAATCATTGAAAGAGCTTGGAACGGACTCTTCCCCAGCCAAATCCTCTGAG GCAGTTAAAAGCACAACATCGGCATACCCTTCAGCCACTTCTTTGTCCAGGAAGAG GATACTGGGGGATCACTTAGCCACTAGAAAGAAAACCGGCCAAAAAAGGGGCTCTCTTGCTGCCAA GTTTTCAAAGTTTCTGTCTGCATGCAAAAGCAATTCACAATCATTAAAGTCATCTCCACCCAGATCGAGCACCAAAGGAAAAACTGCAAAAGGCAAGGAG GACAAAGCAATTAAAGAACCAAGTAAATGGAGTCCTGGCTTTTGTTTTTGCGCGGGGAACTCTTCAAGTATTCACAAAGGCAAAGAAAGAGCAGAGCATCAGATGAAAAGT CAGGATAGGAAGAAAGCTCATGACAACAACGATGATGCAAAGCACGATCTCTCCATCTCCTCAAAGATCTTTGATGAATGA
- the LOC104419180 gene encoding protein WVD2-like 7 isoform X1: MGDSSCLMMQPLSHPSVFTNDATEGNPIHALGQSVSFGRFVSEESLSWEKWSSFSRKRYVEEAEKHSRPGSVAEKKAFFEAHYKKLAEKKAAALLEQGNADSSDVADLEREGDVLDSQEIVNPNQEVKNLRQVHNLGGEMEKNDICEDGGSQLTDKSVVIVEDAKDESLKELGTDSSPAKSSEAVKSTTSAYPSATSLSRKRILGDHLATRKKTGQKRGSLAAKFSKFLSACKSNSQSLKSSPPRSSTKGKTAKGKEDKAIKEPSKWSPGFCFCAGNSSSIHKGKERAEHQMKSVQHSFPIQQDRKKAHDNNDDAKHDLSISSKIFDE, encoded by the exons ATGGGAGATTCAAGCTGTCTCATGATGCAGCCCCTGTCTCACCCTTCGGTCTTCACCAATGATGCCACTGAG GGGAACCCAATTCATGCTCTCGGGCAGTCCGTCTCATTTGGCAGGTTCGTGTCAGAAGAGTCCTTGTCATGGGAGAAGTGGTCAAGCTTCTCTCGGAAGCGCTATGTTGAAGAGGCTGAGAAGCATTCCCGGCCCGGATCAGTCGCAGAAAAGAAAGCCTTTTTTGAGGCTCACTACAAGAAATTGGCCGAGAAGAAAGCAGCAGCCTTGCTTGAGCAAGGGAATGCGGACTCAAGCGATGTTGCAGACTTGGAACGTGAAGGTGATGTCTTAGACTCTCAAGAAATTGTCAATCCTAACCAAGAGGTGAAGAATTTAAGGCAAGTGCATAATCTGGGTGGTGAGATGGAGAAAAATGATATCTGCGAGGATGGAGGATCACAGTTAACTGATAAATCCGTCGTGATTGTGGAAGATGCCAAGGATGAATCATTGAAAGAGCTTGGAACGGACTCTTCCCCAGCCAAATCCTCTGAG GCAGTTAAAAGCACAACATCGGCATACCCTTCAGCCACTTCTTTGTCCAGGAAGAG GATACTGGGGGATCACTTAGCCACTAGAAAGAAAACCGGCCAAAAAAGGGGCTCTCTTGCTGCCAA GTTTTCAAAGTTTCTGTCTGCATGCAAAAGCAATTCACAATCATTAAAGTCATCTCCACCCAGATCGAGCACCAAAGGAAAAACTGCAAAAGGCAAGGAG GACAAAGCAATTAAAGAACCAAGTAAATGGAGTCCTGGCTTTTGTTTTTGCGCGGGGAACTCTTCAAGTATTCACAAAGGCAAAGAAAGAGCAGAGCATCAGATGAAAAGT GTCCAACACTCCTTCCCAATCCAGCAGGATAGGAAGAAAGCTCATGACAACAACGATGATGCAAAGCACGATCTCTCCATCTCCTCAAAGATCTTTGATGAATGA
- the LOC104419180 gene encoding protein WVD2-like 7 isoform X3, with translation MGDSSCLMMQPLSHPSVFTNDATEGNPIHALGQSVSFGRFVSEESLSWEKWSSFSRKRYVEEAEKHSRPGSVAEKKAFFEAHYKKLAEKKAAALLEQGNADSSDVADLEREGDVLDSQEIVNPNQEVKNLRQVHNLGGEMEKNDICEDGGSQLTDKSVVIVEDAKDESLKELGTDSSPAKSSEAVKSTTSAYPSATSLSRKRILGDHLATRKKTGQKRGSLAAKFSKFLSACKSNSQSLKSSPPRSSTKGKTAKGKEDKAIKEPSKWSPGFCFCAGNSSSIHKGKERAEHQMKSDRKKAHDNNDDAKHDLSISSKIFDE, from the exons ATGGGAGATTCAAGCTGTCTCATGATGCAGCCCCTGTCTCACCCTTCGGTCTTCACCAATGATGCCACTGAG GGGAACCCAATTCATGCTCTCGGGCAGTCCGTCTCATTTGGCAGGTTCGTGTCAGAAGAGTCCTTGTCATGGGAGAAGTGGTCAAGCTTCTCTCGGAAGCGCTATGTTGAAGAGGCTGAGAAGCATTCCCGGCCCGGATCAGTCGCAGAAAAGAAAGCCTTTTTTGAGGCTCACTACAAGAAATTGGCCGAGAAGAAAGCAGCAGCCTTGCTTGAGCAAGGGAATGCGGACTCAAGCGATGTTGCAGACTTGGAACGTGAAGGTGATGTCTTAGACTCTCAAGAAATTGTCAATCCTAACCAAGAGGTGAAGAATTTAAGGCAAGTGCATAATCTGGGTGGTGAGATGGAGAAAAATGATATCTGCGAGGATGGAGGATCACAGTTAACTGATAAATCCGTCGTGATTGTGGAAGATGCCAAGGATGAATCATTGAAAGAGCTTGGAACGGACTCTTCCCCAGCCAAATCCTCTGAG GCAGTTAAAAGCACAACATCGGCATACCCTTCAGCCACTTCTTTGTCCAGGAAGAG GATACTGGGGGATCACTTAGCCACTAGAAAGAAAACCGGCCAAAAAAGGGGCTCTCTTGCTGCCAA GTTTTCAAAGTTTCTGTCTGCATGCAAAAGCAATTCACAATCATTAAAGTCATCTCCACCCAGATCGAGCACCAAAGGAAAAACTGCAAAAGGCAAGGAG GACAAAGCAATTAAAGAACCAAGTAAATGGAGTCCTGGCTTTTGTTTTTGCGCGGGGAACTCTTCAAGTATTCACAAAGGCAAAGAAAGAGCAGAGCATCAGATGAAAAGT GATAGGAAGAAAGCTCATGACAACAACGATGATGCAAAGCACGATCTCTCCATCTCCTCAAAGATCTTTGATGAATGA
- the LOC104419180 gene encoding protein WVD2-like 7 isoform X4, with protein sequence MMPLRKSSLMQGNPIHALGQSVSFGRFVSEESLSWEKWSSFSRKRYVEEAEKHSRPGSVAEKKAFFEAHYKKLAEKKAAALLEQGNADSSDVADLEREGDVLDSQEIVNPNQEVKNLRQVHNLGGEMEKNDICEDGGSQLTDKSVVIVEDAKDESLKELGTDSSPAKSSEAVKSTTSAYPSATSLSRKRILGDHLATRKKTGQKRGSLAAKFSKFLSACKSNSQSLKSSPPRSSTKGKTAKGKEDKAIKEPSKWSPGFCFCAGNSSSIHKGKERAEHQMKSVQHSFPIQQDRKKAHDNNDDAKHDLSISSKIFDE encoded by the exons ATGATGCCACTGAG GAAATCTTCCTTGATGCAGGGGAACCCAATTCATGCTCTCGGGCAGTCCGTCTCATTTGGCAGGTTCGTGTCAGAAGAGTCCTTGTCATGGGAGAAGTGGTCAAGCTTCTCTCGGAAGCGCTATGTTGAAGAGGCTGAGAAGCATTCCCGGCCCGGATCAGTCGCAGAAAAGAAAGCCTTTTTTGAGGCTCACTACAAGAAATTGGCCGAGAAGAAAGCAGCAGCCTTGCTTGAGCAAGGGAATGCGGACTCAAGCGATGTTGCAGACTTGGAACGTGAAGGTGATGTCTTAGACTCTCAAGAAATTGTCAATCCTAACCAAGAGGTGAAGAATTTAAGGCAAGTGCATAATCTGGGTGGTGAGATGGAGAAAAATGATATCTGCGAGGATGGAGGATCACAGTTAACTGATAAATCCGTCGTGATTGTGGAAGATGCCAAGGATGAATCATTGAAAGAGCTTGGAACGGACTCTTCCCCAGCCAAATCCTCTGAG GCAGTTAAAAGCACAACATCGGCATACCCTTCAGCCACTTCTTTGTCCAGGAAGAG GATACTGGGGGATCACTTAGCCACTAGAAAGAAAACCGGCCAAAAAAGGGGCTCTCTTGCTGCCAA GTTTTCAAAGTTTCTGTCTGCATGCAAAAGCAATTCACAATCATTAAAGTCATCTCCACCCAGATCGAGCACCAAAGGAAAAACTGCAAAAGGCAAGGAG GACAAAGCAATTAAAGAACCAAGTAAATGGAGTCCTGGCTTTTGTTTTTGCGCGGGGAACTCTTCAAGTATTCACAAAGGCAAAGAAAGAGCAGAGCATCAGATGAAAAGT GTCCAACACTCCTTCCCAATCCAGCAGGATAGGAAGAAAGCTCATGACAACAACGATGATGCAAAGCACGATCTCTCCATCTCCTCAAAGATCTTTGATGAATGA